AGACCGTGGGTTTTGAAAGCGGTTTTTGAAGCTGGCAAAACTCGTGGCGAAGCGGAAAAAATTGAAAAATTTATCAAAAAACAAAAAAGTAGAAATCTGATTGTCAAACTTACACAACCTGATTTTATCCCTGATATAGTTGAAGTTTTTTTAAACATCAAATTTATGCTCCAATTATAATACATCAAATATGTAGTTAGTCGGTGGGATACAAATAATAATCACCTTTTGAGTTTTATAACTTTAGGGTGATGTTTTCTAAAACAAAAAAGCCGCCAAAAATTGACGGCTTTTCAGGTTTAAATTTAAAACTTAGAAATTAATTTAACGCTTGATAAATTTCAAGCTATTTCCTTTTTCATTTTTGATAATATAAATTCCCCTTGATAAACTCTGAACATCAATTTTTGAAGAATTTTTAATTTCAATCAATTTTTGTCCATTAAGATTAAATATGGTATAATCCCCAACTT
This genomic window from Flavobacterium sp. CS20 contains:
- a CDS encoding GIY-YIG nuclease family protein, with translation MFYLYILYSDKFDKYYVGSSLNPWKRLVKHNSSKFNTFTSKYRPWVLKAVFEAGKTRGEAEKIEKFIKKQKSRNLIVKLTQPDFIPDIVEVFLNIKFMLQL